In the genome of Hymenobacter taeanensis, one region contains:
- a CDS encoding beta-1,6-N-acetylglucosaminyltransferase, producing the protein MRIAHLITAHANPSQLQRLIESLQHPDADFYLCIDGKVSLEQFLPLTRLPRVTLISQRIPIHWGTYSIVQSTLLGVREILLTRQPYDYINLLSGSDYPLKPTASIHEYLAAHPRTAFINHRAIYTHWPAAVYRIDHYDLGHYAIPYRETFQALINRALPKRTLPNKLEPYGGSAWFTIPPFCAQYVLEYLDKHPSVHRFFKFTWGADEVLFQTILANSPFRESMNTSDLRYIDWSEDGPSPKVLTLDDALALQTTEAFWARKFLPGTPVLDYLDELRQGK; encoded by the coding sequence ATGCGTATTGCCCATCTGATTACCGCTCATGCCAATCCCTCTCAGCTCCAGCGATTAATCGAGAGCCTTCAACATCCTGACGCTGATTTTTACCTCTGTATTGATGGTAAAGTAAGTCTTGAGCAATTTTTGCCGCTCACACGTTTGCCTCGTGTCACCTTGATCAGCCAGCGTATTCCTATTCATTGGGGAACGTATAGCATTGTGCAATCAACGTTGTTAGGGGTGCGCGAGATCCTCTTAACCCGGCAGCCTTATGACTACATTAATTTATTAAGTGGCAGTGATTACCCTCTAAAACCAACGGCTTCTATCCATGAGTATCTAGCAGCTCACCCCCGCACTGCGTTCATAAATCACCGTGCAATCTACACGCACTGGCCGGCTGCAGTGTACCGAATAGACCATTATGACTTAGGACATTACGCCATTCCATACAGAGAAACTTTTCAAGCCTTAATCAACCGAGCTCTGCCCAAGCGAACGTTGCCCAATAAGCTCGAGCCCTACGGTGGATCGGCATGGTTTACTATCCCACCTTTTTGTGCTCAGTATGTGCTGGAATACTTGGATAAACACCCAAGCGTACATCGTTTTTTTAAGTTTACGTGGGGCGCAGATGAGGTATTATTTCAGACGATTTTAGCTAACTCTCCTTTTCGAGAGTCAATGAATACTTCCGACCTACGTTACATTGATTGGTCAGAAGATGGTCCTAGCCCCAAGGTGTTGACTCTGGATGATGCCTTAGCGCTACAAACAACCGAGGCATTCTGGGCTCGCAAATTCCTGCCGGGCACTCCGGTGCTGGATTATCTAGATGAACTGCGCCAAGGAAAGTGA
- the mgtE gene encoding magnesium transporter yields the protein MNQHPTLEHITSLIQEGEFFKLKELLKNFEPAELVELIEEEEEREQLIIFRLLPLSLATQVFEYLDLDIQKHFLANLSQDKISDILNEMSPDDRTALLEFLPDDFVKELIQTLSEPERRVTLELLGYPEYSVGRLMTPDYIAIRENWTVQQVLDYIRRHGGQSETLSVLYVTDERGILIDDIGIREILLADPQKRVRELMDNRYVFLKAMQDQEEAIEVFRRNDRVALPVVNDEGVLFGIVTIDDILDIREEEDTEDIQKLGGSEALDEPYLDTPIWKMVKKRAGWLVILLLGEMLTTSAMHHFEDDLQKAAVLGLFIPLIISAGGNAGSQATSLIIRAMSLGEFTLSDWWIVMRREILSGLALGGILGVVGALRIVLWANFIDPGYFGPYWQLIAVTVGFSLLGIVLWGALSGAMLPMLLRKLGLDPATSSAPFVATLVDVTGLIIYFSVATSVLSGTLL from the coding sequence ATGAATCAGCACCCGACTCTCGAACACATTACGTCCCTGATTCAGGAGGGCGAGTTTTTTAAGCTCAAAGAACTCCTCAAAAATTTCGAACCGGCTGAGTTGGTCGAGCTGATTGAGGAGGAGGAGGAACGGGAGCAGCTGATTATTTTTCGGTTACTGCCGCTGAGCCTGGCCACTCAGGTATTCGAATACCTTGACCTCGACATCCAGAAGCACTTTCTGGCTAATCTCTCGCAGGATAAGATCTCGGACATTCTGAATGAGATGTCGCCCGACGACCGGACGGCGCTGTTGGAGTTCCTGCCCGATGATTTTGTAAAGGAGCTGATTCAGACCCTTTCTGAGCCAGAACGGCGCGTAACGCTGGAGTTGCTGGGCTACCCGGAGTACTCAGTCGGCCGCCTGATGACCCCCGACTACATTGCCATTCGGGAGAACTGGACGGTGCAGCAGGTGCTCGACTACATCCGGCGCCACGGGGGCCAGTCGGAAACGCTGAGCGTGCTTTACGTGACCGATGAGCGCGGCATTCTGATTGACGACATCGGAATTCGGGAGATTTTGCTGGCTGATCCGCAGAAGCGGGTGCGGGAGCTTATGGACAACCGCTACGTGTTTCTGAAGGCCATGCAGGACCAGGAGGAGGCTATTGAGGTCTTCCGTCGCAACGACCGGGTGGCCCTGCCCGTGGTGAATGACGAAGGCGTGCTGTTCGGCATCGTAACGATTGATGATATCCTCGATATCCGGGAAGAGGAAGACACCGAGGACATTCAGAAACTGGGTGGTTCAGAAGCGCTGGATGAGCCGTACCTAGATACGCCCATCTGGAAAATGGTGAAAAAACGGGCCGGCTGGCTCGTTATTCTGCTCCTGGGCGAGATGCTGACCACCTCGGCCATGCATCACTTTGAAGACGACCTGCAGAAGGCTGCCGTGTTGGGCCTGTTCATCCCGCTTATTATTTCAGCGGGCGGCAACGCGGGCTCCCAGGCCACTTCGCTCATCATCCGGGCCATGAGCCTAGGCGAGTTTACGCTCAGCGACTGGTGGATAGTCATGCGCCGGGAGATACTATCGGGTTTGGCGCTGGGAGGTATCCTGGGCGTGGTGGGCGCATTGCGCATTGTGCTGTGGGCCAACTTTATTGACCCTGGCTACTTCGGCCCCTACTGGCAGCTAATAGCGGTTACGGTTGGTTTCTCGCTGCTGGGCATTGTATTGTGGGGCGCCTTATCGGGCGCTATGCTCCCCATGCTGCTGCGGAAACTGGGCCTCGACCCGGCTACTTCGTCGGCTCCGTTTGTAGCAACCCTCGTTGACGTTACCGGCCTGATTATCTATTTCTCGGTGGCCACTTCCGTTCTGAGCGGTACCCTGCTGTAA
- a CDS encoding cyanophycinase gives MPHSSVLPLGTLVALGGGDDDAMLALLCDLLPSSDTPVEIITVASRDASRAAGAYEKALRDLGCRNARHLPINEHYRADAPAALRRIRRAGLVFFSGGDQERITDFLHNTEFLQVLRERYQQDATFIVAGTSAGAAALPDSMLVEGYGWRAVRKGGIETKAGLGLLPRLLIDQHFIERGRFGRLAHALTAHSMCLGLGLSEETGVIIRGGQEVEVFGDGVVVMIDGCHTKGSNLGQIGRGEPISVQNLRVNLLVAGQRLNLKTREVLADNAPVSRREEAPQ, from the coding sequence ATGCCCCACTCGTCCGTCTTGCCGCTTGGTACGCTCGTTGCCCTTGGGGGCGGCGATGATGATGCCATGCTGGCGCTGCTCTGCGACCTGCTCCCATCCTCTGATACTCCCGTTGAGATTATCACGGTGGCCTCCCGGGACGCCTCGCGCGCAGCTGGTGCTTACGAGAAAGCTCTGCGCGACTTGGGCTGCCGCAACGCCCGGCACTTACCCATTAATGAGCACTACCGCGCCGATGCCCCCGCGGCCCTGCGCCGCATACGCCGGGCAGGCTTGGTATTTTTCAGCGGCGGCGACCAGGAGCGCATCACCGATTTTCTGCACAACACGGAGTTTCTGCAGGTGCTGCGTGAGCGGTATCAGCAGGATGCCACCTTTATTGTAGCCGGTACCAGCGCCGGCGCCGCGGCCCTCCCTGATAGTATGTTGGTGGAAGGTTACGGGTGGCGGGCCGTGCGCAAGGGAGGCATTGAGACCAAGGCAGGCCTGGGCCTATTACCTCGCCTTCTGATTGACCAGCACTTTATTGAACGCGGCCGGTTTGGGCGGCTGGCTCACGCCTTAACCGCGCACTCTATGTGCCTGGGCCTGGGCCTATCGGAAGAAACCGGGGTAATTATCCGGGGTGGGCAGGAAGTAGAAGTTTTTGGGGATGGGGTGGTGGTGATGATAGATGGCTGCCACACGAAAGGCAGCAACCTGGGCCAAATTGGACGCGGAGAGCCCATAAGCGTGCAAAATCTGCGCGTAAACCTGCTTGTGGCAGGGCAGCGCCTCAACCTGAAAACCCGCGAGGTACTGGCTGATAATGCGCCGGTCAGCCGCCGAGAAGAAGCCCCTCAGTAA
- a CDS encoding OmpP1/FadL family transporter, with product MTLKSLLLVGGALLTGTAASAGGYQVTLAGQKNNGMGGVGVGLSLDQAAMFYNPGALAMVKDRGVQVGVNATIARQAFRAEAGGAQRELQNTTSTPFNLYAGFGPAEGKFRAGVAVYTPFGSQLKYADGWEGRFALTDIDLKSIYVQPTVSYAITDQVSVGAGLMILAYGAVNLQRDIPAQNSSGGYGHIELDGKSKTKFGYNVGVMYKPSEKLSVGLNYRSKINATVENGDVTFSGLSNTAAASFQATKFGATLPLPATASVGIGVMPNEKLTLGFDVNWTEWSAYETLNFTFDAPVNGATSSSSKRYYEDALTFRIGGQYQLTSGLTVRAGAAYDNSPVRDGFVTPETPDADRRTATIGASYKFGEHFGVDLSAQYVNLKKRTETQNDLINNGTTDRVAGTYKTVAVVPGIGLNYTF from the coding sequence ATGACTTTAAAATCTCTACTCCTCGTGGGTGGTGCGCTACTCACGGGTACGGCGGCCTCGGCGGGTGGCTACCAGGTTACACTGGCCGGACAGAAAAATAACGGCATGGGCGGTGTAGGTGTGGGGCTCTCCCTCGACCAGGCAGCTATGTTCTACAACCCTGGTGCCTTGGCTATGGTGAAGGACCGTGGGGTGCAGGTAGGCGTAAATGCTACCATTGCGCGTCAGGCATTCCGGGCTGAAGCTGGTGGGGCGCAACGAGAGTTGCAAAACACTACTTCCACTCCGTTTAACCTCTACGCGGGCTTTGGGCCGGCAGAAGGGAAGTTCCGGGCAGGGGTTGCGGTATACACTCCCTTCGGCTCACAGCTGAAGTACGCTGATGGGTGGGAAGGACGCTTTGCCCTCACCGATATCGACCTGAAATCAATCTATGTGCAGCCTACCGTTAGCTATGCTATTACGGATCAGGTAAGCGTAGGAGCGGGCCTTATGATACTGGCCTACGGCGCTGTAAACCTGCAGCGTGATATTCCGGCGCAGAACTCCTCCGGCGGGTACGGCCACATTGAGCTTGACGGCAAGTCTAAGACCAAATTTGGCTACAACGTGGGCGTAATGTATAAGCCTTCGGAGAAGCTAAGCGTGGGCCTGAACTACCGCTCGAAGATCAACGCTACAGTAGAGAACGGCGACGTGACCTTCTCCGGTCTGTCGAATACCGCTGCTGCCAGCTTCCAGGCTACCAAGTTTGGGGCTACGCTGCCGCTGCCAGCTACGGCCAGCGTGGGTATTGGGGTGATGCCGAATGAGAAGCTGACCCTGGGCTTCGACGTGAACTGGACTGAGTGGAGTGCTTACGAGACCCTCAACTTCACGTTTGATGCGCCCGTGAACGGTGCTACCTCTTCCAGCTCTAAGCGCTACTACGAAGATGCCCTAACCTTCCGTATTGGGGGCCAGTACCAGCTGACCAGCGGCCTGACGGTGCGCGCCGGCGCTGCTTACGACAACTCGCCCGTGCGTGACGGTTTCGTGACGCCCGAAACCCCCGATGCTGACCGTCGGACGGCTACTATCGGCGCTTCATACAAATTTGGTGAACATTTCGGAGTTGACCTGAGCGCGCAGTACGTGAACCTGAAGAAGCGCACGGAAACGCAGAACGACCTGATTAACAATGGCACTACGGACCGCGTAGCCGGTACCTACAAGACCGTTGCCGTGGTGCCCGGTATAGGCCTGAATTACACTTTCTAA
- a CDS encoding YpdA family putative bacillithiol disulfide reductase: protein MTTDSSFDVVIIGAGPVGLACAIEVQRRGFSVVAVDKGALVNSIIGYPTNMEFFSTPELLEIGGHPFPTSHYKPLREDGLDYYRRVAFAENIPLRLYERVTGLEGGLGQYEVVTEKGRIACRYVIIATGFYDVPNYLNVPGEDQPHVNHYYKEPYAHTGQHVVVVGAKNSSAKAALQLLRAGADVTMVIRGAEISQSVKYWIRPDLLNRIKEGRIKALFNTTIQRITPEAVEVQTPTGLELLPAAYVYALTGYHPDFTFLAALGITCELDAAQTPTHNAETLETNRPGVYLAGTVCGGLNTSRWFIENGRYHAQVIAARLAGEQVPDLPEVLQPVQLSK, encoded by the coding sequence ATGACAACAGATTCTTCCTTCGACGTTGTAATAATTGGCGCGGGGCCAGTTGGGCTGGCGTGTGCCATTGAAGTGCAACGGCGTGGCTTCTCCGTAGTGGCCGTAGACAAAGGAGCCTTGGTAAACTCCATCATCGGCTACCCCACCAACATGGAGTTCTTCTCAACGCCGGAGCTCCTGGAGATTGGTGGCCACCCCTTCCCTACCAGCCACTACAAACCTCTGCGCGAAGATGGCCTCGATTATTACCGCCGCGTTGCGTTTGCCGAGAACATTCCGCTGCGCCTCTATGAGCGCGTAACTGGCCTGGAGGGTGGCCTGGGCCAGTATGAAGTGGTTACGGAGAAGGGCCGCATTGCTTGTCGCTACGTCATTATAGCTACGGGCTTTTATGATGTTCCGAACTACCTCAACGTACCCGGCGAGGACCAGCCCCACGTGAACCACTACTACAAAGAGCCATACGCCCACACCGGGCAGCATGTGGTGGTAGTGGGGGCCAAAAACTCTTCTGCCAAGGCCGCCCTGCAACTTTTGCGCGCCGGCGCCGATGTTACGATGGTAATTCGTGGGGCTGAAATCAGCCAGTCGGTGAAGTATTGGATTCGGCCTGATCTGCTAAACCGTATCAAGGAGGGCCGCATCAAAGCCCTTTTCAACACCACCATTCAGCGCATCACGCCGGAGGCCGTAGAAGTACAGACCCCTACTGGCCTAGAGTTGCTGCCTGCTGCCTACGTGTACGCCCTCACCGGCTACCACCCCGACTTCACGTTTCTGGCGGCGCTGGGCATCACCTGCGAACTGGACGCCGCCCAGACACCTACCCACAACGCTGAAACCTTAGAGACCAACCGCCCCGGCGTGTACCTCGCGGGCACTGTGTGCGGCGGCCTGAACACCAGCCGCTGGTTTATTGAGAATGGCCGCTACCACGCCCAGGTTATTGCCGCCCGCCTGGCCGGTGAGCAAGTACCGGATCTGCCGGAGGTATTGCAGCCGGTGCAGTTGAGTAAATAG
- a CDS encoding DoxX family protein, giving the protein MIENTHTTTLQNVARGLLGTFMVVAGTGHLTFARQAFQAQVPDFVPLAKDTVVLQSGVVEIGLGLALLFWKPRRAELGLGLAVFYALVFPGNIHQYTHHISAFGLNTDAKRLGRLFFQPVLMAWALWSTGALSALKRKV; this is encoded by the coding sequence ATGATAGAAAACACGCACACCACCACGCTCCAAAACGTAGCCCGCGGCCTGCTGGGCACTTTTATGGTAGTTGCCGGCACGGGGCACCTCACGTTTGCCCGGCAGGCGTTTCAGGCCCAGGTGCCCGATTTTGTACCGCTGGCCAAGGATACGGTAGTATTACAATCGGGAGTGGTAGAAATAGGCCTGGGCCTGGCGCTTTTATTCTGGAAGCCTCGGCGCGCTGAACTAGGCCTGGGGCTGGCAGTGTTCTATGCGCTGGTGTTTCCGGGCAACATCCATCAGTACACCCACCATATTTCCGCCTTCGGCCTCAATACCGACGCTAAGCGCTTAGGGCGGCTGTTCTTCCAACCGGTGCTCATGGCCTGGGCTTTATGGTCGACGGGTGCGCTGAGCGCGCTTAAACGCAAGGTGTAG
- the polA gene encoding DNA polymerase I: MTTESAAARPHKLFLLDAFALIYRAHFAFSKNPRVNSKGLNTGAILGFTNTLVEVLQKEKPTHIGVAFDAQKKTFRHEQFADYKAQRQAMPEDIGLAIPYIKKIIKAFNIPILMVDGFEADDVIGTLAQRAEAQGFGEVFMMTPDKDYCQLVTDCIKIYRPAFMGNAAEVLDVQHVLQRFEVERVEQVIDILGLQGDASDNIPGIPGIGEKTAKKLVQEFGSVENLIANVDQLKGKLQENVRNFAEQGLMSKELATIHLTVPIEFHEENLRLEEPDAEQLRQLFDELEFRQLAARVLGGGSPAGVSSTAPPSRGARRPKVAEGQGSLFGGSSDAAVAIGAEEGITGSFGAPAGPRLTLADVPHNYHLIDTPELRKSLLKFLLQQKEVSFDTETTGLDTMTARLVGLSFCWLPGEAYYVPVPTDDQSAAQALVDEFCPFFEAKEILKIGQNIKYDLTILKHYNVQVHGPLFDTMLAHYLLEPDMRHNMDVLAETYLHYTPVSIISLIGPKGKNQKTMADLPPAEVSDYACEDADVTLQLKHVFEPMLKEVGLLDLLNDVENPLVPVLADIEYEGVKIDSNAMGEYSAELQGYIQEIEQQIFSAAGEEFNIGSPKQLGEVLFDRLGLGGGKIKKTKTGQYATGEEVLSTLAADNPIAGLILEHRQLTKLRSTYVEALPQLVCELDGRVHTSFNQAVTATGRLSSTNPNLQNIPIRTEKGREIRKAFVPRDDQHVLLAADYSQVELRIMADFSGDKTMIEAFRQGLDIHTSTASKVFHVPLDQVDGEMRRKAKTVNFGIIYGISAFGLAQRIGISRKEATEIIDTYFQEFASVKQFMDESINKARELEYATTLLGRRRYLRDINSRNATLRGYTERNAINAPIQGTAADIIKKAMINIHEWLIEEKLGTRMILQVHDELVFDAVREEVEYITPKIKELMTQALLLPRGVPLEVEVGTGNNWLQAH, from the coding sequence ATGACGACTGAATCTGCCGCTGCCCGCCCCCATAAGCTTTTCCTGCTCGACGCTTTTGCCCTGATTTACCGCGCCCATTTTGCCTTCAGCAAGAATCCACGCGTAAACTCCAAGGGCCTGAACACCGGAGCCATTCTTGGGTTTACCAACACGCTGGTGGAGGTACTCCAGAAAGAAAAGCCTACTCACATTGGTGTAGCTTTCGATGCACAGAAAAAGACCTTCCGCCACGAGCAATTTGCCGACTACAAGGCTCAGCGCCAGGCCATGCCTGAGGATATTGGCCTAGCCATTCCGTACATCAAAAAAATCATCAAAGCCTTTAACATTCCCATTCTGATGGTAGATGGGTTTGAGGCCGATGATGTAATTGGCACCCTGGCCCAGCGGGCGGAGGCGCAGGGCTTTGGCGAGGTATTTATGATGACCCCCGACAAAGACTACTGCCAGCTCGTAACGGACTGCATCAAGATTTACCGGCCCGCCTTTATGGGCAATGCCGCTGAGGTGCTGGACGTGCAGCACGTGCTGCAGCGCTTTGAGGTAGAGCGCGTAGAGCAGGTAATTGACATTCTGGGCCTGCAGGGCGATGCCTCCGACAACATCCCGGGCATTCCGGGCATTGGCGAGAAAACGGCCAAGAAGCTGGTGCAGGAGTTTGGCTCGGTAGAAAACCTGATTGCCAACGTAGACCAGCTCAAAGGCAAGCTGCAGGAAAATGTGCGCAACTTTGCTGAGCAGGGCCTCATGAGCAAGGAGCTGGCCACCATTCACCTGACCGTACCTATTGAATTTCACGAGGAAAATCTACGCTTAGAAGAGCCTGATGCCGAGCAGCTGCGCCAGCTGTTTGATGAGCTGGAATTCCGGCAGCTAGCTGCTCGCGTGCTGGGCGGTGGCAGTCCTGCTGGCGTGAGCAGTACGGCTCCTCCTTCACGCGGCGCCCGGCGCCCCAAAGTGGCTGAAGGGCAGGGCAGCTTGTTTGGAGGCTCTTCTGATGCTGCCGTGGCTATTGGGGCGGAAGAAGGCATTACTGGCAGCTTCGGAGCCCCTGCCGGGCCCCGCCTCACGCTGGCCGACGTGCCGCACAACTATCACCTGATTGACACGCCCGAGCTGCGCAAATCCCTGCTGAAGTTTTTGCTGCAGCAAAAAGAAGTCAGCTTCGACACTGAAACTACTGGCCTAGACACCATGACGGCGCGCCTCGTAGGCCTGTCGTTCTGCTGGCTGCCCGGCGAGGCCTACTACGTGCCCGTACCCACCGACGACCAGAGCGCCGCCCAAGCCCTCGTGGATGAGTTCTGCCCCTTCTTTGAGGCGAAGGAGATTCTGAAAATCGGACAGAATATCAAGTATGACCTCACCATTCTCAAGCACTACAACGTGCAGGTGCACGGGCCGCTCTTTGATACCATGCTGGCCCACTACCTGCTGGAGCCCGACATGCGCCACAACATGGACGTGCTGGCCGAGACGTATCTGCACTACACGCCGGTGTCTATCATCTCCCTGATCGGCCCAAAAGGCAAGAACCAAAAAACTATGGCCGACCTGCCCCCGGCGGAGGTATCAGACTACGCCTGCGAAGACGCCGATGTAACGCTGCAGCTCAAGCACGTGTTTGAGCCCATGCTCAAGGAGGTGGGCCTTCTGGACCTGCTGAATGACGTGGAAAATCCACTGGTGCCCGTGCTGGCCGACATTGAGTACGAGGGCGTGAAGATTGACAGCAACGCCATGGGTGAGTACTCGGCGGAGCTGCAGGGCTACATTCAAGAGATTGAGCAGCAGATTTTCTCGGCGGCTGGCGAAGAGTTCAACATTGGCTCGCCGAAGCAGCTGGGCGAAGTACTCTTCGACCGCCTAGGCCTGGGTGGCGGTAAAATCAAGAAGACCAAAACCGGCCAGTACGCCACCGGCGAGGAAGTGCTCAGCACCCTGGCTGCCGACAACCCCATCGCGGGCCTGATTCTGGAACACCGCCAACTCACCAAGCTGCGCTCAACCTACGTAGAGGCGCTGCCCCAGCTGGTGTGTGAGCTCGATGGCCGCGTGCATACGTCCTTCAACCAGGCCGTAACCGCCACCGGCCGCCTCAGCAGCACCAACCCCAACCTTCAGAACATTCCTATCCGGACGGAGAAGGGCCGCGAGATTCGCAAAGCCTTCGTACCCCGCGACGACCAGCACGTGCTGCTGGCTGCCGACTACTCTCAGGTGGAGCTGCGCATCATGGCCGACTTCTCGGGCGATAAAACCATGATTGAAGCCTTCCGCCAGGGCCTCGATATTCATACTAGTACCGCCAGCAAGGTATTCCACGTGCCCCTGGATCAGGTGGATGGTGAAATGCGCCGCAAGGCCAAAACCGTAAACTTCGGTATCATCTACGGCATCTCGGCGTTTGGTCTGGCCCAGCGCATTGGCATCAGCCGCAAAGAGGCCACCGAGATTATTGACACCTACTTCCAGGAGTTTGCCTCAGTAAAGCAATTCATGGATGAAAGTATCAATAAGGCGCGCGAGCTGGAATATGCCACTACCCTGCTGGGCCGCCGCCGCTACCTGCGCGACATAAACTCTCGCAACGCCACCCTACGCGGCTACACGGAGCGCAACGCCATCAACGCCCCCATCCAAGGCACCGCCGCCGACATCATCAAGAAGGCTATGATTAACATTCATGAGTGGCTGATTGAGGAGAAGCTAGGCACCCGTATGATTTTGCAGGTGCACGACGAATTGGTGTTTGATGCTGTGCGGGAAGAGGTGGAGTACATTACGCCCAAAATCAAGGAGCTCATGACCCAGGCCCTGCTCCTGCCCCGCGGCGTACCGCTGGAAGTAGAAGTGGGCACCGGCAACAACTGGCTGCAGGCGCATTAG
- a CDS encoding 3'-5' exonuclease: MRYISLDLETTGGKPQRHQILELAAVVEDTKKLLPLSELPKFRRVVRHPEYVGTAGALALNAGLLQELARKEPNPELCTPDELLPQLREFLLGQGFKLDKHDCVAVVMAGKNIASFDLGFLRELPGYGQLVRAEPAMLDPAAFYLNWRKDTRLPTMQTCKARAGFEDDTVAHQALADALDVVQLLRPFYELPVYQQARE, encoded by the coding sequence ATGCGCTATATTTCCCTCGACCTCGAAACCACCGGCGGCAAGCCCCAGCGCCACCAGATTCTGGAGCTGGCGGCCGTGGTAGAAGACACCAAAAAGCTGCTGCCACTCTCAGAGCTGCCCAAGTTCCGGCGCGTGGTGCGCCACCCCGAGTATGTGGGCACGGCCGGCGCCCTGGCCCTGAACGCGGGCTTGCTGCAGGAGCTGGCGCGCAAAGAGCCCAACCCCGAGCTGTGCACGCCCGATGAACTGCTGCCCCAGCTGCGAGAGTTTCTGCTAGGCCAGGGCTTCAAGCTAGACAAGCACGATTGCGTGGCCGTAGTGATGGCCGGCAAAAACATTGCCTCCTTTGATCTGGGCTTTCTGCGAGAGTTGCCGGGTTATGGCCAGTTGGTACGCGCTGAGCCCGCCATGCTCGACCCCGCGGCTTTTTACCTCAATTGGCGCAAAGACACCCGCCTGCCCACCATGCAAACCTGCAAGGCCCGCGCCGGCTTCGAGGACGATACCGTGGCTCACCAGGCCCTGGCTGATGCCCTGGATGTAGTGCAGCTATTGCGCCCGTTCTATGAGTTGCCCGTGTACCAGCAGGCGCGGGAGTAG